The nucleotide window TTATTGGAATGCCGATGGATTTAGGTCAAATGAGAAGAGGAGTAGATATGGGGCCAAGCGCCATCCGCTATGCGGGGATTAATGAACGATTAACTCCCTTATTTGATGAAATCCACGATTTAGGTGATATTCCCATCGGGAGACCGGAAGTAGTAGTCGACCAAGAATCTAACCTGCGGAATTTAGATTTAGTGGCTGAAAAGACCGCCATGCTGGCCGAAAAGGTTGACGAAGCGGTGCAATCAGGTTCATTTCCATTAGTTCTTGGTGGTGATCATAGTATTGCGATTGGTACATTAGCGGGTGTCTCTAAACACTATAAGAACCTTGGCGTGATTTGGTATGATGCCCATGGTGACTTAAATACAGCTGAGACAAGCCCTTCAGGAAACATTCATGGGATGCCACTGGCAGCGAGCATTGGGTTAGGTCACTCAAAATTAGTAGAAATCGGTGGGTATTTTCCAAAAGTTAAACCTGAGCATGTGGTGATTATTGGTGCAAGATCACTTGATGAAGGTGAACGAATTTTAATAAAAGAAAAAGGGATTACAGTCTATACTATGCACGAAATTGATCGAATGGGGATGGCGAAGATCATGGAAGAAACGATTGCCTACCTAAAGGA belongs to Neobacillus sp. OS1-2 and includes:
- the rocF gene encoding arginase, whose product is MSKKLSIIGMPMDLGQMRRGVDMGPSAIRYAGINERLTPLFDEIHDLGDIPIGRPEVVVDQESNLRNLDLVAEKTAMLAEKVDEAVQSGSFPLVLGGDHSIAIGTLAGVSKHYKNLGVIWYDAHGDLNTAETSPSGNIHGMPLAASIGLGHSKLVEIGGYFPKVKPEHVVIIGARSLDEGERILIKEKGITVYTMHEIDRMGMAKIMEETIAYLKERTDGVHLSLDLDGLDPSECPGVGTPVMGGISYRESHLAMEMLEEANIITSAEFVEVNPILDEKNKTASVAVGLMGSLFGEKLL